A part of Streptomyces sp. NBC_01235 genomic DNA contains:
- a CDS encoding putative quinol monooxygenase, with translation MTSVAEEIIVAGWMDYEPGDRGTMLEALVELGRRTREEEPGCLDYAMTADPTDERRIRVYEHWTSRQSLDEHFATPHIKDFRAAVAGLTRVGVSLTAHTVAASRPMR, from the coding sequence GTGACCTCCGTGGCTGAGGAAATCATCGTCGCCGGCTGGATGGACTACGAACCCGGCGACCGCGGCACGATGCTGGAGGCCCTCGTCGAGCTGGGCCGGCGAACCCGCGAGGAGGAACCCGGCTGTCTCGACTACGCCATGACCGCCGATCCCACCGACGAGCGGCGCATCCGGGTGTACGAGCACTGGACCTCGCGGCAGTCGCTCGACGAGCACTTCGCCACCCCGCACATCAAGGACTTCCGGGCGGCCGTGGCGGGGCTGACCCGGGTCGGGGTCTCCCTGACGGCCCACACCGTCGCCGCGTCACGCCCCATGCGCTGA
- a CDS encoding thiamine pyrophosphate-dependent dehydrogenase E1 component subunit alpha, whose product MAQRASTASKESPQVIMDLHERMVRIRLFETEAGKLMEAGRLPGFLHLYVGQEAVAAGVMAALRDDDQITSTHRGHGHAVAKGVGFREMYSELYGRVTGACLGRGGSMHINDPTRGMLGANGIVGAGVPIAVGAAFAARYKGEDSVAVTFFGDGATNIGAFHEGANMAAILGLPVVFVCENNGYAEFTPQSGHMLLTDVADRAASYGMPSVIVDGMDAVAVHRAATEAVERARAGAGPMMIEAKTYRYYDHQGVKGLRHPYRSDDEVAEWRSRDPIDLIEARAVAEDTATRAELDDVWRRTREEIAEAIAHAEASPLPDPADLLLNVYSG is encoded by the coding sequence ATGGCCCAACGAGCTTCAACGGCGTCGAAGGAATCCCCGCAGGTCATCATGGATCTGCATGAGCGCATGGTGCGCATCCGGCTGTTCGAGACCGAAGCGGGAAAGCTCATGGAGGCGGGCAGACTGCCCGGTTTCCTGCACCTGTATGTCGGCCAGGAAGCCGTGGCCGCCGGCGTGATGGCGGCCCTGCGCGACGACGACCAGATCACCTCCACCCACCGCGGCCACGGACACGCCGTGGCCAAGGGCGTGGGCTTCCGCGAGATGTACTCCGAGCTCTACGGCCGGGTCACCGGCGCCTGCCTCGGCCGCGGCGGCAGCATGCACATCAACGACCCCACCCGCGGCATGCTCGGCGCCAACGGCATCGTCGGGGCGGGCGTCCCGATCGCCGTGGGCGCCGCCTTCGCCGCCCGGTACAAGGGCGAGGACAGCGTCGCCGTGACCTTCTTCGGCGACGGCGCGACCAATATCGGCGCCTTCCACGAGGGTGCCAACATGGCCGCGATCCTGGGCCTGCCCGTGGTCTTCGTCTGCGAGAACAACGGCTACGCGGAGTTCACCCCGCAGTCCGGGCACATGCTGCTCACCGACGTCGCAGACCGGGCCGCCTCCTACGGCATGCCCAGCGTGATCGTCGACGGCATGGACGCCGTCGCCGTCCACCGCGCCGCCACGGAAGCCGTCGAACGGGCCCGGGCAGGCGCGGGCCCGATGATGATCGAGGCCAAGACCTACCGCTATTACGACCATCAGGGCGTCAAGGGCCTGCGTCACCCCTACCGCTCGGACGACGAGGTCGCCGAGTGGAGGTCCCGCGACCCCATCGACCTGATCGAGGCCCGGGCGGTCGCCGAAGACACCGCGACCCGTGCGGAGCTGGACGACGTGTGGCGGCGCACGCGCGAGGAGATCGCCGAGGCCATCGCCCACGCCGAGGCGAGCCCGCTGCCCGACCCCGCCGACCTGCTGCTCAACGTCTACTCGGGTTGA
- a CDS encoding VOC family protein: MTLPFEVGVVVRDLELMERFYCDVLGCRAGHRSRVPESIGGPAGLGGELVVVWLDVPSGGRVKLILPRSSPVAAPVPAVPTGRLGLSYLTFHLDDMDPVVAELRAVGARPLSEPAVVPARGRRISFWGDPEGNVVELVDERGPTRPGA, translated from the coding sequence ATGACCCTGCCGTTCGAGGTGGGCGTGGTGGTGCGGGACCTGGAGCTCATGGAGCGCTTCTACTGCGACGTGCTCGGCTGCCGCGCCGGGCACCGCTCGCGCGTCCCGGAGTCCATCGGCGGCCCGGCCGGGCTCGGCGGCGAGCTGGTGGTCGTCTGGCTGGACGTGCCCTCCGGGGGGCGCGTCAAGTTGATCCTTCCCCGGTCGTCCCCAGTGGCGGCACCTGTGCCGGCCGTGCCGACCGGGCGCCTGGGCCTGTCGTATCTCACCTTCCATCTCGACGACATGGACCCCGTGGTGGCGGAGTTGCGGGCCGTGGGTGCCCGGCCGCTGTCGGAACCGGCCGTCGTCCCGGCGCGCGGCCGGCGGATCAGCTTCTGGGGCGACCCGGAGGGCAATGTCGTGGAGTTGGTGGACGAGCGCGGACCGACCCGGCCGGGGGCATAG
- a CDS encoding transposase, translated as MAKQVIHPLTGHVYRLTEDGLVEVTDPGTGARGVFDFQARWQSGELRHADLQMAGWVGRLAQRRTAPQPEE; from the coding sequence ATGGCCAAGCAAGTGATCCACCCGCTGACCGGGCATGTGTACCGGCTCACCGAGGACGGACTGGTCGAGGTGACCGACCCCGGGACGGGGGCGCGGGGCGTCTTCGACTTCCAGGCCCGGTGGCAGTCGGGCGAACTGCGCCACGCGGACCTCCAGATGGCCGGCTGGGTCGGCCGCCTCGCCCAGCGGCGCACCGCGCCCCAGCCGGAGGAGTGA
- a CDS encoding RNA-guided endonuclease InsQ/TnpB family protein yields the protein MTQQVKRAFKYRFHPTDEQAVELSRTFGCVRLVYNKALEERTRAWYGEQRRVSYVQSSAALTEWKKTGELAFPAEVSSVPLQQAPRHLQTAFGNFFAKRAKYPRYKSRKKSRASAEYTRSAFKWRDRKLTLAKMAKPLDIRWSRPLPEGAEPTTVTVSRDSTGRWFVTMLCEDAITPAPATGAAVGLDAGITSLVTLSTGEKITNPRHERRDRARLARAQRELSRKAKGSANREEARRKVARVHARITDRRRDFLHKLSTRLVRENHTVVIEDLTVRNLLKNGRLARAISDASWTELRSMLEYKCAWYGRELVMIDRFFPSSKLCENCGTVREKLPLNVREWACDNCGAVHDRDANAARNILAAGLAASACGDGVRPQREPSRTGQSSVKQETQRATAGTPRLQAGEEVNPSRR from the coding sequence GTGACGCAGCAGGTCAAGCGTGCTTTCAAGTACCGCTTCCACCCCACGGACGAGCAGGCGGTCGAGCTGTCCCGCACGTTCGGCTGCGTCCGCCTCGTATACAACAAGGCGTTGGAGGAGCGCACGCGCGCCTGGTACGGCGAGCAGCGCCGGGTCTCCTACGTGCAGTCGTCCGCCGCGCTGACGGAGTGGAAGAAGACCGGGGAACTCGCTTTCCCGGCGGAGGTGTCCTCCGTCCCGCTCCAGCAGGCACCGCGGCATCTCCAGACGGCGTTCGGGAACTTCTTCGCCAAGCGGGCCAAGTACCCGCGCTACAAGAGCCGGAAGAAGTCCCGCGCGTCGGCCGAGTACACCCGCAGCGCCTTCAAGTGGCGTGACAGGAAGCTGACGCTGGCGAAGATGGCGAAGCCCCTGGACATCCGCTGGTCGCGCCCCCTTCCTGAGGGCGCGGAGCCCACTACGGTGACCGTGTCCCGCGACAGCACGGGGCGCTGGTTCGTCACGATGCTCTGCGAGGACGCCATCACCCCGGCTCCCGCCACCGGGGCGGCGGTCGGCCTGGACGCCGGGATCACCTCCCTGGTGACCCTGTCCACCGGGGAGAAGATCACCAACCCCCGGCACGAGCGCCGAGACCGGGCCCGCCTCGCCCGCGCCCAGCGGGAGCTGTCGCGCAAAGCGAAGGGCTCCGCCAACCGGGAGGAAGCCCGCCGCAAGGTCGCCCGCGTCCACGCGCGGATCACCGACCGCCGGCGGGACTTCCTCCACAAGCTGTCGACTCGACTCGTCCGTGAGAACCACACGGTCGTGATCGAGGACCTCACCGTCCGCAACCTGCTGAAGAACGGCAGGCTCGCGCGCGCCATCTCCGATGCGTCGTGGACGGAACTCCGGTCGATGCTGGAGTACAAGTGCGCCTGGTACGGGCGCGAACTCGTCATGATCGACCGCTTCTTCCCCAGCAGCAAGCTGTGCGAGAACTGCGGCACGGTCCGCGAGAAGCTGCCGCTGAACGTCCGCGAGTGGGCGTGCGACAACTGCGGTGCAGTGCACGACCGCGACGCGAACGCGGCACGCAACATCCTGGCCGCCGGGCTGGCGGCGTCTGCCTGTGGAGACGGTGTAAGACCTCAACGGGAGCCCTCCCGGACGGGGCAGTCGTCGGTGAAGCAGGAAACCCAGCGGGCGACCGCTGGAACCCCCCGCCTTCAGGCGGGGGAGGAAGTCAACCCGAGTAGACGTTGA
- a CDS encoding SDR family NAD(P)-dependent oxidoreductase: MSNQQHSRENTMVATGSLDGRVAVITGSTRSIGRAIAEQFLADGATVVVSGRSEVKGKQALEEMGAGDRAVFHPCDAGSQEDIEGLADFAAERFGRLDIWVNNVGGSSGFAPIHQLSDEAWHDALNLNVNNYFYGTRRALPKMLEGGWGRIINISSVEGKQANKPGISHYITNKHAIHGLTKATAFEYGTQGVTCNAICPGAVDTDLMRAAGPAAAEAEGIGYEEWLSRFAEHAATKKITTVEQIAAVASLLASEVGAGITGALISVDGGTAQW; the protein is encoded by the coding sequence GTGAGCAACCAACAACACTCGCGGGAGAACACCATGGTGGCTACGGGCAGCCTCGACGGACGTGTCGCGGTGATCACGGGCAGCACGCGCAGCATCGGCCGCGCCATCGCCGAGCAGTTCCTGGCGGACGGCGCCACGGTCGTCGTCAGCGGCCGTTCCGAGGTCAAGGGCAAGCAGGCCCTGGAGGAGATGGGCGCCGGGGACCGGGCCGTCTTCCACCCCTGTGACGCAGGCAGCCAGGAGGACATCGAGGGCCTCGCCGACTTCGCCGCCGAACGCTTCGGCAGGCTCGACATCTGGGTCAACAACGTCGGCGGCAGTTCCGGCTTCGCCCCGATCCACCAGCTCAGCGACGAGGCCTGGCACGACGCCCTCAACCTGAACGTCAACAACTACTTCTACGGCACCCGGCGGGCGCTGCCCAAGATGCTGGAGGGCGGCTGGGGCCGCATCATCAACATCTCCTCCGTCGAGGGCAAGCAGGCCAACAAGCCGGGGATCAGCCACTACATCACCAACAAGCACGCCATCCACGGCCTCACCAAGGCGACCGCCTTCGAGTACGGCACCCAGGGCGTCACCTGCAACGCCATCTGTCCCGGCGCCGTCGACACCGATCTGATGCGTGCCGCCGGGCCGGCCGCCGCCGAGGCCGAGGGCATCGGTTACGAGGAATGGCTGAGCCGCTTCGCCGAGCACGCCGCCACGAAGAAGATCACCACGGTGGAGCAGATCGCGGCGGTCGCCTCACTGCTCGCGAGCGAGGTCGGGGCGGGTATCACCGGCGCGCTGATCAGCGTCGACGGCGGAACGGCGCAGTGGTAG
- a CDS encoding aromatic ring-hydroxylating oxygenase subunit alpha, with product MVQTSSPEIRETDAARRTPAPTPSAPEYSSWISQDRSTDAASLTMRREAAELVERVMAHYRDNTTHEADGQWTEPVANYLDADRWQRETDAVHRSVPLPLAMSCELPGPNTYKAIDVLGIPVLITRDRQGAVHAMINACRHRGAKLLEPGCGVSKRLTCPYHSWSYDLAGELRGVYAEKTFGEVPREGRSLVGLPAGERAGIVFVSLDPASEPDLDGWLGDLQPLLEGLRLAECHHYATSELTSPNWKVTLDGYLETYHFASLHPKTVFETNLSNMMAHDTWGPHQRIAPALRPIAQAVELPPDRRDPGDCVGPIYWLYPGLAIAGGWRQKIAVSLVLPRTATESVTQQIILLREPAVTEEERQAADRFGEWFHEVVRDEDYATTYGVQQGLKALDGTDFVFGRNEPGLQHFHRTIHEHLENGATGARAAR from the coding sequence GTGGTCCAGACCAGTTCGCCGGAGATTCGGGAAACAGATGCCGCGCGCCGAACGCCGGCCCCGACCCCCTCGGCTCCCGAATACTCCTCATGGATCAGCCAGGACCGCTCCACCGACGCCGCGTCCCTGACGATGCGGCGGGAGGCCGCCGAACTCGTCGAGCGGGTGATGGCGCACTACCGCGACAACACGACGCACGAGGCGGACGGCCAGTGGACGGAACCCGTGGCCAACTACCTCGACGCCGACCGCTGGCAGCGCGAGACGGACGCCGTCCACCGGAGCGTCCCGCTGCCGCTCGCCATGTCCTGCGAGCTTCCCGGGCCGAACACCTACAAGGCGATCGACGTGCTCGGCATCCCCGTGCTGATCACCCGCGACCGACAGGGCGCCGTGCACGCGATGATCAACGCGTGCCGGCACCGGGGGGCCAAGCTCCTCGAACCCGGCTGCGGGGTGTCGAAGCGGCTCACCTGCCCCTATCACTCCTGGTCCTACGACCTGGCCGGGGAGTTGCGGGGCGTGTACGCCGAGAAGACCTTCGGCGAGGTCCCGCGCGAGGGCCGCAGCCTCGTCGGGCTCCCGGCCGGGGAGCGCGCGGGAATCGTCTTCGTCTCGCTGGACCCGGCGTCCGAGCCCGACCTGGACGGCTGGCTGGGCGATCTGCAGCCCCTGCTGGAGGGCCTGCGGCTGGCGGAGTGCCACCACTACGCCACCAGCGAGCTGACCAGTCCCAACTGGAAGGTCACCCTGGACGGGTACCTGGAGACGTACCACTTCGCCTCGCTGCACCCGAAGACGGTGTTCGAGACGAACCTCTCGAACATGATGGCCCACGACACCTGGGGCCCCCATCAGCGCATCGCACCGGCCCTGCGCCCCATCGCGCAGGCGGTCGAGCTGCCGCCGGACCGACGCGACCCCGGCGACTGTGTCGGGCCCATCTACTGGCTCTACCCCGGCCTCGCGATCGCCGGCGGCTGGCGCCAGAAGATCGCCGTCTCCCTGGTGCTCCCCCGCACGGCGACCGAGTCGGTGACCCAGCAGATCATCCTGCTGCGGGAACCGGCGGTCACCGAGGAGGAACGCCAGGCCGCCGACCGGTTCGGCGAGTGGTTCCACGAGGTGGTCCGTGACGAGGACTACGCGACCACCTACGGAGTCCAGCAGGGCCTGAAGGCCCTCGACGGGACCGACTTCGTCTTCGGACGCAACGAGCCCGGACTCCAGCACTTCCACCGCACCATCCACGAACACCTGGAAAACGGCGCCACCGGCGCAAGAGCCGCCAGGTGA
- a CDS encoding NADP-dependent oxidoreductase, with protein sequence MSPRTTRVVCLVRRPEKEPAPGDFAVEERSLPPLGEGQLLVRNLYMSVDPSMRGRLETTEKHYTHNFTPGSPLDGRALGVVEESRCSSVPPGAFVRHQLGWRERAVLDGADTDGADRIDPQLAPLPTWLGLLGQTGFTAYVGLTRIAAMRPGDTVFVSAAAGAVGTAAGQFARMLGADRVIGTAGGPDKCALLVEEFAYDGAADYRAEPVRDALARLAPDGIDVYFDNVGGEQLAAALHALRTGGRVALCGMMSQFGGDRRTVDINHLIQAVLKRLTLCGFIVRDHEDLRPEFERRVAGWLAEGRITPRETVVDGLDNAAGALLSLLGGGNVGKMLVRLDASH encoded by the coding sequence GTGTCTCCTCGCACCACCCGGGTGGTCTGTCTGGTGCGCCGCCCCGAGAAAGAGCCGGCCCCCGGTGACTTCGCCGTCGAGGAACGCTCCCTGCCGCCCCTCGGCGAGGGGCAACTCCTCGTCCGCAATCTCTACATGAGCGTCGACCCGTCCATGCGCGGGCGGCTGGAGACCACCGAGAAGCACTACACGCACAACTTCACCCCCGGATCACCGCTCGACGGCCGGGCCCTCGGTGTCGTGGAGGAGAGCCGCTGTTCCTCCGTACCGCCCGGTGCCTTCGTACGTCATCAGCTGGGCTGGCGGGAGCGGGCCGTGCTGGACGGGGCGGACACCGACGGGGCGGATCGCATCGACCCGCAACTCGCCCCGCTGCCCACCTGGCTGGGGCTGCTCGGCCAGACCGGTTTCACCGCGTACGTGGGCCTGACCCGGATCGCGGCGATGCGCCCCGGCGACACCGTCTTCGTGTCGGCGGCGGCCGGGGCCGTCGGCACCGCCGCCGGCCAGTTCGCGCGCATGCTGGGCGCTGACCGGGTGATCGGGACCGCCGGCGGGCCGGACAAGTGCGCCCTGCTGGTCGAGGAGTTCGCCTACGACGGCGCCGCGGACTATCGTGCCGAGCCGGTGCGCGACGCGCTGGCCCGGCTGGCACCCGACGGCATCGACGTGTACTTCGACAACGTCGGCGGTGAGCAGCTCGCCGCGGCTCTGCACGCGCTGCGGACCGGTGGCCGGGTCGCCCTGTGCGGCATGATGTCCCAGTTCGGCGGCGACCGACGGACCGTGGACATCAACCACTTGATCCAGGCGGTACTCAAGCGGCTGACGTTGTGCGGTTTCATCGTCCGCGACCACGAGGATCTGCGGCCGGAGTTCGAGCGGCGGGTCGCGGGCTGGCTCGCCGAGGGCCGGATCACCCCGCGCGAGACGGTCGTGGACGGCCTGGACAACGCCGCGGGGGCGCTGCTGTCCCTGCTCGGCGGCGGCAACGTCGGCAAGATGCTGGTGCGGCTGGACGCTTCCCACTGA
- a CDS encoding IS110 family transposase: MPELWAGTDAGKAAHHCTVIDTDGTRRLSRRVDNDETALLKLIADVLELSDGDPVTWAIDLNAGGAALLIALLTDNGQQVLYIPGRTVHHASGSYRGDGKSDAKDAFVIADQARMRRDLEPLHRGDGIAVDLRILTSRRLDLAADRTRAINRLRAQMLEYFPALERAFDYKTSKAALVLLTHYQTPAALRRTGGNRLATWLKNRKVRNYQLIAATAVEAAEAQHTAVAGEKLAATMVARLAREVMALDEEIAETDALIEGRFRDHPHAEVILSMPGLGPVLGAEFIAHTGGDLSVFASADRLAGVAGLAPVPKDSGRISGNMRRPRRYCRRLLRVFYMSAMVAARSCPVSRAFYERKRAEGKGHKQAIIALARRRLNVLWALIRDGRPFELAAPQTPVELG, from the coding sequence GTGCCCGAACTGTGGGCTGGTACGGATGCGGGCAAAGCCGCGCATCACTGCACGGTGATCGACACCGACGGCACGCGGCGGCTGTCGCGGCGGGTGGACAACGACGAAACCGCGCTGCTCAAACTGATCGCCGATGTGCTGGAGTTGAGCGACGGCGATCCGGTGACCTGGGCGATCGACCTCAACGCCGGCGGGGCCGCGCTGCTGATCGCGCTGCTGACCGACAACGGCCAGCAGGTCCTCTACATCCCCGGCCGTACCGTCCACCACGCTTCCGGCTCCTACCGGGGCGACGGCAAGAGCGACGCCAAAGACGCCTTCGTCATCGCCGACCAGGCCCGCATGCGCCGCGATCTGGAGCCGCTGCACCGGGGCGACGGCATCGCCGTGGACCTGCGGATCCTCACCTCGCGGCGCCTGGACCTGGCCGCCGACCGCACCCGGGCGATCAACCGGCTGCGGGCCCAGATGCTGGAGTACTTCCCCGCCCTGGAACGCGCCTTCGACTACAAGACGTCCAAAGCGGCCCTGGTCCTGCTGACCCACTACCAGACGCCGGCCGCCCTCCGGCGGACCGGCGGAAACCGGCTCGCGACCTGGCTGAAGAACCGCAAGGTCCGCAACTACCAGCTCATCGCCGCCACCGCGGTGGAGGCCGCCGAGGCCCAGCACACCGCCGTCGCCGGGGAGAAGCTGGCCGCCACCATGGTGGCCAGGCTCGCGAGGGAGGTGATGGCCCTCGATGAGGAAATCGCCGAGACCGACGCCCTGATCGAGGGCCGGTTTCGCGACCACCCGCACGCCGAGGTCATCCTGAGCATGCCCGGCCTCGGCCCCGTCCTGGGCGCCGAGTTCATCGCCCACACCGGCGGCGACCTGAGCGTCTTCGCCAGCGCCGACCGCCTCGCCGGCGTCGCCGGCCTGGCCCCGGTCCCCAAGGACTCCGGGCGCATCAGCGGCAACATGCGCCGACCACGGCGCTACTGCCGCCGCCTGTTGCGGGTCTTCTACATGTCCGCCATGGTCGCCGCCCGCTCCTGCCCCGTCTCCAGAGCCTTCTACGAACGCAAGCGAGCCGAGGGCAAGGGCCACAAGCAGGCGATCATCGCCCTCGCGAGGCGCCGCCTGAACGTCCTGTGGGCCCTCATACGCGACGGCCGCCCCTTCGAGCTCGCAGCACCACAGACGCCCGTCGAGCTGGGCTGA
- a CDS encoding PEP-utilizing enzyme, with translation MKSWITDWQRSERLPHYTRANAGETLPDPASPLGWTLVWGRGLQGWRKGFVGFGIYREEEVAGPRPPFVGMFGGHFYLNLSHMRLFGIRMGQTADQIDTAFVGQRSDTPEYVAHPDDQDEELTAKAGATLQRMLGQAGFPEADADRERLRALRRSRPDPTQLSDAELVAHARSLLDEVETTFQRHVESSLPASVGPAILGPLCASVDRPGAMLDLIGGLGDVDSASPSTGLWTLSRQVAASAELSALFDRGPAAVEQALDAATGDVKAFRDSFEEFLAESGDRGPNEWDIHALSWEAAPVQALALVDRIRHSPDDDSPAARRKRLTEGRERTEREIRAALPEETQPMFDAGMHASQVWIPARERTKANCVTVVNEIRMAVRELGRRGVEAGLFARPEDVMMLLDTELDDYVAAPESFGPVIAQRLEEYAGLHDLEPPFFVADDARTDIDSWPRRAEERTPAAVGGDVLGGVGGSHGTYTGRVRVVTDPASCEALEPGEVLVAPITDAAWTPLFLVAGAAVVDVGALNSHAVVVCRELGIPAVISVEGGTRRLRDGMVITVDGDRGTVTVDSVPAPLGS, from the coding sequence ATGAAGAGCTGGATCACGGACTGGCAGCGCAGTGAGCGGCTGCCGCACTACACCCGGGCCAACGCGGGCGAGACCCTGCCGGACCCCGCAAGCCCGCTGGGCTGGACCCTCGTCTGGGGGCGGGGACTGCAGGGCTGGCGCAAGGGCTTCGTCGGGTTCGGCATCTACCGCGAGGAGGAGGTGGCCGGTCCCCGGCCGCCGTTCGTCGGGATGTTCGGCGGCCACTTCTACCTCAATCTGTCCCACATGCGGCTGTTCGGCATCCGGATGGGCCAGACGGCGGACCAGATCGACACGGCCTTCGTCGGTCAGCGTTCCGACACGCCGGAGTACGTGGCACACCCGGACGACCAGGACGAGGAGCTGACCGCCAAGGCGGGCGCGACGCTTCAGCGGATGCTCGGCCAGGCCGGCTTCCCGGAGGCCGACGCCGACCGGGAACGGCTGCGCGCCCTGCGCCGCTCGCGCCCCGACCCGACGCAGCTGTCCGACGCCGAACTGGTGGCGCACGCACGGTCGTTGCTGGACGAGGTGGAGACGACCTTCCAGCGGCACGTCGAGTCGTCGCTGCCCGCGTCCGTCGGACCGGCGATCCTCGGCCCGCTGTGCGCGAGCGTGGACCGCCCCGGCGCCATGCTCGACCTGATCGGCGGTCTCGGCGACGTCGACTCCGCCTCCCCCTCGACCGGGCTGTGGACGCTGTCCCGCCAGGTGGCGGCCTCGGCCGAGCTGAGCGCGCTGTTCGACCGGGGTCCGGCCGCGGTGGAGCAGGCGCTCGACGCCGCGACCGGGGACGTGAAGGCGTTCCGTGACTCCTTCGAGGAGTTCCTGGCGGAGTCCGGCGACCGTGGCCCCAACGAGTGGGACATCCACGCGCTGTCCTGGGAGGCCGCGCCCGTCCAGGCGCTGGCCCTGGTCGACCGGATCCGGCACAGTCCCGACGACGACTCCCCGGCCGCCCGCCGAAAGCGGCTGACCGAGGGGCGTGAGCGGACGGAGCGGGAGATCCGGGCCGCGCTGCCCGAGGAGACGCAGCCCATGTTCGACGCCGGCATGCACGCCTCCCAGGTGTGGATCCCGGCCCGCGAGCGCACCAAGGCGAACTGTGTCACCGTCGTCAACGAGATCCGCATGGCCGTACGGGAGCTCGGTCGCCGCGGCGTCGAGGCGGGGCTCTTCGCCCGGCCCGAGGACGTGATGATGCTGCTGGACACCGAACTCGACGACTATGTCGCCGCCCCGGAGTCCTTCGGCCCCGTGATCGCGCAGCGGCTCGAGGAGTACGCGGGCCTGCACGACCTGGAGCCGCCGTTCTTCGTCGCCGACGACGCGCGGACCGACATCGACAGCTGGCCGCGACGCGCCGAGGAGCGGACTCCGGCGGCTGTCGGGGGTGATGTGCTCGGGGGTGTGGGCGGCAGCCACGGCACGTACACCGGCAGGGTGCGGGTGGTCACCGACCCGGCCTCGTGCGAGGCGCTGGAGCCCGGGGAGGTGCTGGTCGCGCCGATCACGGATGCGGCCTGGACCCCGTTGTTCCTGGTCGCCGGAGCGGCCGTCGTGGACGTGGGCGCGCTCAACAGTCACGCCGTGGTGGTCTGCCGTGAGCTGGGCATCCCGGCTGTGATCTCCGTCGAGGGCGGTACGCGACGGCTGCGGGACGGCATGGTGATCACGGTCGACGGCGACCGGGGCACGGTCACCGTGGACAGCGTCCCCGCACCGCTCGGCAGCTGA
- a CDS encoding 2Fe-2S iron-sulfur cluster binding domain-containing protein, whose protein sequence is MDGQVTHRVAVRPSGVELEVLAGEDLFTAARRLGYRWPTVCGGQGTCRTCFVQVDEGAENCSPVGPLEREGIESLRRPVDGLTRLACRLRVEGPVTVTKRGVRRRVQE, encoded by the coding sequence GTGGATGGACAAGTGACCCACCGGGTGGCGGTCAGACCCTCCGGCGTCGAGCTCGAAGTCCTTGCCGGCGAGGACCTGTTCACCGCCGCCCGGCGGCTCGGCTATCGCTGGCCCACCGTCTGCGGCGGCCAGGGCACCTGCCGTACCTGCTTCGTCCAGGTCGACGAGGGCGCCGAGAACTGTTCCCCCGTGGGCCCGTTGGAGCGCGAGGGCATCGAGTCCCTGCGCAGGCCGGTGGACGGCCTGACCCGGCTCGCCTGCCGGCTCCGGGTCGAGGGCCCGGTGACCGTGACCAAGCGCGGCGTGCGCCGCCGAGTGCAGGAGTGA